The Coffea arabica cultivar ET-39 chromosome 1e, Coffea Arabica ET-39 HiFi, whole genome shotgun sequence genome has a window encoding:
- the LOC113699335 gene encoding uncharacterized protein, translating into MAKTAKTHKETVTPSYQTEVRADPEEEATTSSSEGSAQSSEEGSTEVRAGEIASELESSEISEGGSEVEYNTELGTEIPHDEGVPEPVAPVDVADIDFGQMPKFRSRVGRDRAMRVVDKYPFRPWYEVLPPEADDTAAEPPFGMVAVYVQQLEAGLRMPTSRFLRDLLRHFRVRITQLTPNAIRIIVGFEMLCRHQEVTPSVDLFRRCYTLKAHASDKGWFYVGNRNNAIPKLVIGAPSSIKNWKRDYFFVSGVDFPRGFWWRPIKAKADPSAGDAEEESFQKLMKSGLRLFSHDYPEAVLVDGGISRAVINTTKTPFFSIKLEKPLTKLSDLVVSGSSEVAKRQKRKSSDETSAPPPKKKSQGPAAKTSAPKGTSTKAGQSSSATTATGSTSSAPEGVPLGVVKIVTPPSGRGKQLKPPVNPVSGTSLWNRFHSPPVFSGDEKTHSGNHWCPNWKISVNDRCQHPRVAQELIMHSILPRDLEFMKKLSPAELVQSLMVTTASTSAFAAEMAHRYCALVDEQDTGKLQNQISKLEKQLAVSESEKAELERRLKEAEVKDEEAVATVNSLRSALEEEQKRGDEAKKSHQQALDSAGASAVDEFRRSEAFTRDLGQLLTPNFMFGFTSAIDEAAAHLAPEALESLKNHTSYNEDSKELCDRMAEGLQAGRDLAEVQAEFNKWLSEIDEVFEGVEEEETGEDAGGDEAGGDVGKEPGDEVHPGGKEAEEMDAQEGAKTGDAADTGV; encoded by the exons ATGGCCAAGACGGCTAAAACCCATAAAGAAACCGTGACCCCGAGCTACCAGACCGAGGTGAGGGCGGATCCTGAGGAAGAAGCAACGACGTCCAGCTCGGAGGGGTCGGCACAGAGTTCTGAGGAAGGATCGACCGAAGTGAGAGCCGGAGAGATAGCCTCGGAACTGGAATCGTCCGAGATCAGCGAGGGCGGCTCCGAGGTGGAGTATAATACCGAGCTCGGGACCGAGATACCCCATGACGAGGGTGTACCGGAGCCAGTTGCTCCAGTGGACGTAGCCGACATCGACTTCGGCCAGATGCCGAAGTTTAGGAGTCGCGTAGGAAGAGATAGGGCTATGAGGGTGGTAGACAAGTACCCCTTCCGGCCGTGGTACGAAGTATTGCCGCCCGAGGCGGATGACACAGCCGCGGAGCCCCCCTTTGGCATGGTGGCCGTCTACGTTCAACAGCTGGAGGCCGGGCTGAGGATGCCTACGTCGAGGTTCCTCCGAGATTTACTTCGTCACTTCCGGGTGAGAATCACCCAGCTCACCCCGAATGCGATCCGCATCATTGTGGGGTTCGAGATGCTGTGCCGACATCAGGAGGTGACTCCCTCCGTCGATCTCTTCCGCCGATGCTACACCCTCAAGGCGCACGCGTCGGACAAGGGATGGTTTTATGTTGGCAACAGGAACAATGCCATCCCGAAGTTGGTGATCGGTGCTCCCAGCTCGATCAAGAACTGGAAGCGCGACTACTTCTTCGTGTCCGGAGTGGACTTCCCGAGGGGCTTTTGGTGGAGGCCAATTAAGGCGAAGGCCGACCCCTCTGCCGGGGATGCCGAAGAGGAGTCCTTCCAGAAGCTGATGAAGTCGGGACTTCGGCTGTTCAGCCATGACTACCCCGAGGCCGTGCTCGTAGATGGAGGGATAAGTCGAGCCGTGATCAACACTACCAAGACTCCCTTCTTTTCCATTAAACTTGAGAAACCTT TGACTAAACTGTCTGACCTCGTCGTCTCCGGCTCGTCCGAAGTGGCCAAGAGGCAGAAGAGGAAAAGTTCGGACGAGACGTCGGCGCCTCCGCCAAAGAAGAAGTCACAAGGACCAGCCGCTAAGACTTCAGCGCCCAAAGGCACTTCCACCAAGGCTGGCCAGAGCAGCTCGGCCACTACGGCTACTGGGTCCACCTCGTCTGCGCCAGAGGGAGTTCCCCTTGGAGTTGTTAAAATAGTCACACCTCCTTCTGGCCGAGGCAAGCAGCTGAAGCCTCCGGTTAATCCGGTGTCGGGGACCTCGCTATGGAATCGTTTCCATAGCCCCCCAGTGTTTTCCGGAGACGAGAAGACGCACTCCGGCAATCATTGGTGTCCGAACTGGAAGATTTCGGTCAACGACAGGTGCCAACACCCTCGGGTCGCTCAAGAGCTAATAATGCACTCCATTCTGCCAAGGGATTTggagttcatgaagaagctgaGCCCGGCCGAGCTGGTTCAAAGTCTGATGGTGACCACGGCTTCCACCTCAGCCTTCGCGGCCGAGATGGCACACCGATATTGTGCTCTGGTCGATGAGCAGGACACCGGCAAGCTACAGAATCAGATCTCCAAGTTGGAGAAACAACTGGCGGTGTCCGAGTCTGAGAAGGCCGAGCTTGAAAGGCGGCTTAAGGAGGCCGAGGTGAAGGATGAGGAGGCCGTGGCTACTGTCAACAGTCTCAGATCGGCTCTCGAAGAAGAGCAGAAGAGGGGGGACGAGGCGAAGAAGTCCCACCAGCAAGCCCTTGACAGTGCTGGAGCCTCGGCGGTGGACGAATTCCGGAGGTCTGAGGCCTTCACCAGGGATCTCGGCCAACTGCTCACGCCGAACTTCATGTTTGGCTTCACATCAGCCATAGACGAGGCTGCAGCTCATCTCGCTCCCGAAGCCTTGGAGTCTCTGAAAAATCATACCAGTTACAACGAGGACTCCAAGGAGTTGTGCGACCGGATGGCTGAGGGCCTCCAGGCTGGAAGGGACCTGGCCGAGGTCCAGGCCGAGTTCAACAAATGGCTGTCCGAAATCGACGAAGTGTTCGAGGgggttgaagaggaagaaactGGAGAGGATGCCGGGGGAGACGAAGCCGGAGGGGACGTCGGCAAAGAGCCTGGAGATGAAGTTCACCCCGGCGGAAAGGAGGCCGAAGAGATGGATGCCCAGGAGGGAGCCAAGACCGGGGATGCAGCCGATACGGGGGTTTAG
- the LOC113735498 gene encoding uncharacterized protein, with amino-acid sequence MMQSRLAAAAASKVHRLLVSAAISQDHQVFPPAAAPGRLASSISGGGRTADPAIHAVKPEEKAKAASSTNQSEFKPAATKDEDPYVPPKSPCYPSSSPQIQSTGVNQPREPIIQQKRYCTSTTSSSPAPVTQSTEAVSCAGLDGSPWPPEGKQEGEDDKAYFEHHKASPLSELKMVDTRKPITRATDGTAGNNQGGYYGGTGVIVWRPEQLDTAEDSLSRATEIWKSNAMRGDPDSPHGRILRVLRGELCVYEHDN; translated from the coding sequence ATGATGCAATCCAGATTGGCGGCCGCAGCAGCATCAAAAGTCCACCGGCTCCTCGTCTCTGCAGCAATATCACAAGATCATCAAGTTTTCCCTCCAGCTGCAGCACCTGGTAGACTTGCCTCTTCCATTTCCGGTGGTGGACGAACTGCTGATCCAGCCATCCACGCAGTTAAGCCCGAAGAAAAAGCCAAGGCCGCCAGTTCCACTAACCAATCAGAGTTCAAACCGGCCGCCACCAAGGACGAAGACCCGTATGTGCCCCCCAAATCACCCTGTTACCCTTCTTCATCTCCTCAGATACAGAGCACGGGCGTGAACCAACCCCGAGAACCCATCATCCAACAAAAACGCTACTGCACCTCCACCACCAGTAGCAGTCCTGCTCCCGTTACCCAGTCAACAGAGGCGGTGAGCTGCGCAGGCTTGGACGGCTCCCCGTGGCCGCCGGAGGGCAAGCAAGAAGGAGAGGACGACAAGGCTTACTTTGAGCACCATAAAGCCTCACCGTTATCCGAGCTGAAGATGGTTGATACTAGGAAGCCTATAACAAGGGCTACTGATGGGACGGCAGGCAATAATCAGGGGGGTTACTACGGTGGTACTGGGGTCATAGTTTGGAGGCCTGAGCAGCTGGACACCGCCGAGGATTCTCTCAGCAGAGCTACGGAGATTTGGAAAAGTAATGCGATGAGGGGTGACCCGGATTCCCCCCATGGCAGAATTCTCAGAGTTCTTCGCGGGGAGCTTTGCGTATACGAGCACGATAACTAG
- the LOC140015007 gene encoding uncharacterized protein: MPMPVPLEENFNDNTTSGGIINEDGVAAKESAFIPTADTGTATTVVPSMNKNGKMNINNNSNKEEEKKKKKKRPLGFFRAALMLLRSDSKSKKKPPPAPEGVDPDDRIHSKTKWEKMVGSMRPLHLQDNRSLSPASPPRPGVESLESEDRIYNNSSAMMSIHQHQPSSPSPSTVSSGGTMSQYASASNLQELEQDYYQGNDDDDPDEVFDALCGDEMIDAKAEEFIAQFYQQMKLQQIN; this comes from the coding sequence ATGCCCATGCCGGTGCCGCTCGAAGAAAACTTCAACGACAACACCACCTCTGGCGGCATCATCAACGAAGATGGCGTTGCGGCTAAAGAATCGGCATTCATTCCCACTGCCGATACGGGTACGGCTACCACCGTCGTTCCATCAATGAATAAAAATGGGAAGATGAACATTAATAACAACAGTAataaggaggaggagaagaagaagaagaagaaacgcCCCTTGGGCTTCTTCAGAGCTGCATTAATGTTGCTGCGATCTGATTCCAAGTCCAAGAAAAAACCACCGCCCGCTCCAGAAGGAGTGGACCCTGATGATAGGATCCACTCCAAGACGAAGTGGGAGAAGATGGTGGGATCGATGAGGCCGTTGCATCTGCAGGACAACCGCTCCCTCTCCCCCGCTTCACCCCCCCGGCCAGGGGTTGAAAGTTTGGAGTCGGAGGATCGGATTTATAACAACAGCAGCGCCATGATGAGCATCCATCAGCACCAGCCCTCCTCCCCATCACCATCCACCGTCTCCTCCGGTGGCACCATGAGCCAATACGCTTCCGCTAGCAATCTCCAAGAACTCGAACAAGACTACTACCAGGGTAATGATGACGATGATCCTGATgaggtttttgatgctctgtgCGGGGATGAAATGATCGACGCCAAGGCCGAGGAGTTCATCGCTCAGTTTTACCAACAAATGAAGCTTCAGCAAATCAATTGA